In the Candidatus Poribacteria bacterium genome, CAGCGGTACCGGCGGACAGATGGCAGTCGGCTATGCGACGTCCGCCGACGGAATCCGTTGGACGAGGTACGGTGGTAATCCGGTGATCCCAACGGGCGCATTCCCAGGAACTGACGAGATATATGTCGGCCACGTCGCCAAGACGGGTGCTTCGCTGACGATGTGGTACACCACGTGGGGACACGGCGACTGGCACATTCGGTATGCCACTTCGAATGATGGAATCTCGTGGTTGGATGGGGGCAGGATCGTCAGCCGCGGACCCGACTCCAGCTGGGACGGTGGATACGTGGGATCGCCATCCGTTCTCCAAACGGATGGCGGTTGGGAACTATGGTACACCGGCGGCGACAGAACTGGTGTCAGCGCCGTTGGTCACGCGTTCTCGGCTGACGGAGTTACATGGGTTAAGGACACTACTCCCGTCATGCGTGCGGCCCCCGGCACGTGGGATTCGCCAAATGTGGGCGGTCAAACGCTTCTTTCTGTCGGGCGAGAACTGCGCATGTGGTACAACGGCGGCTACAGCGCTCCGAGCTACGTCGTCCAGATCGGCTTAGCGACCTATGAGGTCACGTCACCAAACGCACCGCCGACCGTGTCGTGTCCGGAATCGCTGAGCGCCGAGTGCGCTGGAGCAGACGGAACGCTCGTGACGATCCCGGCAACTGTTGAAGACCTCGATGGTGACGAGCTTGAGGTTATCTGGACGATCGGTGGCACCGAGATGCACCGAAGTCGCGTGGTTGCGCCGACGCCGACCGTCGTTACCGTGTCACGCCCTTTCGCGCACGGTGAAACGATCGTCACGATCACCGTGAGCGATGGAACGCACCTACCCGTCACATGTAGCACCCCAGTGACGATCTCCGACACGACGCGTCCCGTCATCGTCCTGAACGGAGACGATCCGATGCCGGTCGCATGTCCGGGTCCCTATGTCGAATCCGGCGCGACAGTCACGGACACCTGCGATGCGAGCCCGACGCTTGCCATCACCGGCGCGGTCGATTCACACACGCCGGGCGAGTACACCATCACCTACACGGCGACGGACGCTAGCGGTAACAAGTCGGAGGAGACGCGGAGAGTAATCGTCAGCGATACGACGCCTCCGGTCATCGTTCTGAACGGCGACGATCCGATGACGGTCGAGTGCCCGGGTCCCTATGTCGAACCAGGAGCGTCCGTTACGGACACCTGCGATGCGAGCCCGACGCTTGCCATCACCGGCGCGGTCGATTCACACACGCCGGGCGAGTACATCGTCACGTACAC is a window encoding:
- a CDS encoding DUF5011 domain-containing protein, with product MSARRLLRGLGRALAVCAIVGFLCHVTAQSAMAQTGWIKNPSNPVVTITPGDWDGTWISEPCVIFDEGIYKMWYAGNIWGSQAVSIGYATSVDGVTWVKHGRVLSPIGSRYRDWEAQSLHNPSVIRDGGILKMWYSGHSGTGGQMAVGYATSADGIRWTRYGGNPVIPTGAFPGTDEIYVGHVAKTGASLTMWYTTWGHGDWHIRYATSNDGISWLDGGRIVSRGPDSSWDGGYVGSPSVLQTDGGWELWYTGGDRTGVSAVGHAFSADGVTWVKDTTPVMRAAPGTWDSPNVGGQTLLSVGRELRMWYNGGYSAPSYVVQIGLATYEVTSPNAPPTVSCPESLSAECAGADGTLVTIPATVEDLDGDELEVIWTIGGTEMHRSRVVAPTPTVVTVSRPFAHGETIVTITVSDGTHLPVTCSTPVTISDTTRPVIVLNGDDPMPVACPGPYVESGATVTDTCDASPTLAITGAVDSHTPGEYTITYTATDASGNKSEETRRVIVSDTTPPVIVLNGDDPMTVECPGPYVEPGASVTDTCDASPTLAITGAVDSHTPGEYIVTYTATDASGNKSEKTRAVIVQDTAAPAITASLTPTTNPAGQPAKKGAVPAGGKKPDGSNPDGFYLVRFSVSDTCDKSPTVSATISGYVVADGEIVKVTYDPTLLEATTNLMGPTKIRHIVSPTPPALVVVALDASGNQATKEVAAAVPPAVAVRPAPSAHRLLANYPNPFNPETWIPFELKEGSAVTVNVYDVAGALVRKLDVGYREPGYYTSRDEAAYWDGRNELGERVASGVYFYELRAGSFRETRRMVIHK